One Williamsia phyllosphaerae DNA segment encodes these proteins:
- a CDS encoding alpha/beta hydrolase, whose protein sequence is MLNSRVRARPGSVARSRPRSTRRRVLPTLLALGIVASVVTVAPHAAAAPAPAPVAKLDKVVKVNSRHLDVTVDSPAMRGKVTVSVLLPRDTNVSRSTVYMLDGAGATGQVSDWLTKGNAAKFFADKNVNVVLPSGGAGSFYTNWQKNDPKLGMPQWETFLTEELPPLIDGNYNGNGRNAIVGLSMGGQAALALTFRHPNLYTGAASLSGCPPVSGLLNEAYVRATVAKDGGDADNMWGRVGGPDWAAHDPSLHLDQLRGKNLYISAGSGAIGPLDFTTPLDPGMSRPATLLAASGLESGAYRCSLEFALTLRANGVAADVSFPLIGTHSWAYWSRDLPLLWPTISRGL, encoded by the coding sequence ATGCTGAACTCTCGTGTGAGAGCTCGCCCCGGCTCCGTCGCCCGGTCTCGTCCACGATCCACCCGCCGACGGGTGCTCCCGACGCTGCTCGCCCTCGGAATCGTCGCCTCCGTCGTGACCGTCGCGCCTCACGCCGCCGCCGCACCCGCTCCCGCGCCGGTGGCGAAGCTCGACAAGGTCGTGAAGGTCAACAGCAGGCACCTCGACGTCACTGTCGATTCGCCCGCCATGCGCGGCAAGGTCACCGTGTCGGTGCTGCTGCCCCGCGACACCAACGTCAGTCGGTCGACGGTCTACATGCTCGACGGAGCGGGCGCGACCGGTCAGGTCAGCGACTGGCTCACCAAGGGCAACGCCGCGAAATTCTTCGCCGACAAGAACGTCAACGTCGTGCTCCCCTCGGGCGGGGCCGGCTCGTTCTACACCAACTGGCAGAAGAACGATCCCAAGCTCGGCATGCCGCAGTGGGAAACGTTCCTCACCGAGGAGTTGCCGCCGCTGATCGACGGCAACTACAACGGCAACGGCCGCAACGCGATCGTCGGGTTGTCGATGGGCGGCCAGGCCGCGTTGGCCCTGACGTTCCGCCACCCGAACCTCTACACCGGCGCGGCATCGCTCAGCGGCTGCCCGCCGGTCAGTGGTCTGCTCAACGAGGCCTACGTGCGGGCGACCGTGGCGAAGGACGGCGGCGACGCGGACAACATGTGGGGACGGGTCGGGGGCCCGGACTGGGCTGCGCACGACCCGAGCCTGCATCTCGACCAACTCCGCGGCAAGAACCTCTACATCTCCGCAGGCTCCGGCGCCATCGGGCCGTTGGACTTCACGACGCCGCTCGACCCGGGGATGTCGCGTCCGGCCACGCTGCTGGCCGCGTCCGGACTGGAATCGGGTGCGTACCGGTGCTCGCTGGAGTTCGCGCTCACGCTGCGCGCCAACGGTGTCGCCGCGGACGTCAGCTTCCCGCTCATCGGCACGCACAGCTGGGCCTACTGGTCGCGGGACCTGCCGCTGCTGTGGCCGACGATCTCCCGGGGCCTGTAG
- a CDS encoding ATP-grasp domain-containing protein → MSQPTKLPKNPDKGYVALLGWSLAAVEALESFDRRYIVVAPAWAEEYCTTNDIPFLPWDFERLNDRSLEIAETLRDRGVDVAIPLYEETVEWAGAINSVLLDNPRLFGQAMLLRDKALMKRRAQLGGIRVGIFEEAHDREDVIRFLRRVNQTLLKLDGDPNDPIHLKAFDKAGCLGHRVIRTPDEVDSIPEEEFPVLMESHLDGWEFAVEAWIHNGKIKFLNISEYVTLGYSVFVPATPELEKYRPAITEQIEKLIKTFDIEFGFVHPEYFVTSDGEMYFGEVAYRPPGFKVFELLERAYGFNAYQGLALAFDPKTTEEEIDAFFPREVVDAAGVAGCFGVYPRRRVVSNLEIPEVTLDDDYYETNDLAPPLEETVTKRTAFGTHWGLLYFFGEDPYRMRDLLKQQEELDFYV, encoded by the coding sequence CGCATGGGCCGAGGAGTACTGCACCACCAACGACATCCCGTTCCTCCCGTGGGACTTCGAGCGGCTCAACGATCGATCGTTGGAGATCGCGGAGACGTTGCGCGACAGGGGCGTCGATGTCGCGATCCCACTGTACGAGGAGACCGTCGAATGGGCGGGCGCCATCAACTCGGTCCTGCTGGACAACCCGCGGTTGTTCGGTCAGGCGATGTTGTTGCGCGACAAGGCATTGATGAAGCGACGCGCCCAGCTGGGCGGTATCCGCGTCGGCATCTTCGAAGAGGCGCACGACCGCGAGGACGTCATCCGGTTCTTGCGACGCGTCAACCAGACCCTGCTCAAGCTCGACGGCGACCCGAACGACCCGATCCACCTCAAGGCGTTCGACAAGGCCGGCTGCCTCGGGCACCGCGTCATCCGCACCCCCGACGAGGTCGACTCCATCCCGGAAGAAGAGTTCCCGGTGCTCATGGAGTCCCATCTCGACGGCTGGGAGTTCGCCGTCGAGGCGTGGATCCACAACGGAAAGATCAAGTTCCTCAACATCTCCGAGTACGTGACGCTCGGGTACTCGGTGTTCGTGCCTGCAACGCCGGAGCTGGAGAAGTACCGTCCGGCGATCACCGAGCAGATCGAGAAGCTCATCAAGACCTTCGACATCGAGTTCGGCTTCGTGCACCCCGAGTACTTCGTGACCAGCGACGGCGAGATGTACTTCGGTGAGGTCGCGTACCGGCCGCCGGGCTTCAAGGTGTTCGAGCTCCTCGAGCGCGCCTACGGTTTCAACGCCTACCAGGGACTCGCGCTGGCCTTCGACCCGAAGACCACCGAAGAGGAGATCGACGCGTTCTTCCCGCGCGAGGTCGTCGACGCCGCGGGTGTCGCAGGATGTTTCGGGGTCTACCCGCGTCGCCGCGTGGTGAGCAATCTCGAGATCCCCGAGGTCACCCTCGACGACGACTACTACGAGACCAACGACCTCGCCCCGCCGCTGGAGGAGACCGTGACCAAGCGGACCGCCTTCGGCACGCACTGGGGTCTGCTGTACTTCTTCGGCGAGGACCCGTATCGGATGCGGGATCTGCTCAAGCAACAGGAAGAACTGGACTTCTACGTGTGA
- a CDS encoding TetR/AcrR family transcriptional regulator, whose translation MPRMPDLDKRAELLRAVVGYLEDNGVSDLSLAPMAEALGTSKRMLLYYFGDRGALLSQALEAARPDAGQIFDGVTTDEQFVEAARTLWFAVSRGDQRRSATMMLQVLSLATTDPDTYGRYARTTVAVLLKPITEALVAVGYPRADAAARATLVVSGLRGLCQDRLVTSQRARVDAAAELVIAAAVAPGR comes from the coding sequence ATGCCCCGAATGCCCGATCTCGACAAACGCGCCGAATTACTCCGCGCGGTCGTGGGGTATCTCGAGGACAACGGCGTCAGCGACCTGTCGTTGGCCCCGATGGCGGAAGCGTTGGGGACGAGCAAGCGGATGCTGCTCTACTACTTCGGCGATCGGGGTGCGCTGCTGTCCCAGGCGCTGGAGGCAGCCCGTCCCGACGCGGGTCAGATCTTCGACGGCGTCACCACCGACGAGCAATTCGTCGAGGCTGCGCGCACCCTGTGGTTCGCCGTCTCCAGGGGAGATCAACGCCGCAGCGCGACCATGATGCTCCAGGTGTTGAGTCTGGCCACGACCGATCCCGACACCTACGGTCGGTATGCGCGCACGACGGTCGCGGTGCTTCTGAAGCCGATCACCGAAGCGCTTGTCGCAGTCGGCTATCCGCGCGCCGACGCCGCAGCTCGGGCGACCCTGGTGGTCTCCGGGTTGCGCGGACTGTGTCAGGACAGACTGGTGACCTCGCAGCGTGCACGGGTCGATGCGGCGGCCGAACTCGTCATCGCCGCGGCGGTCGCCCCGGGACGGTGA
- a CDS encoding aldo/keto reductase, whose translation MKFVELDSVTAPASSVILGLMRIEPLDDQQIRTLVGTAMDAGVTVFDHADIYGTERHACERRFGGAVSFTASQREQVMLQSKVGIRDGFYDFSSRHILDTVDESLDALRTDHLDLLLLHRPDTLMEPAEVAAAFDTLQSAGKVRAFGVSNHTPGQIELLKTAVTQPLVANQVQLSVTHAPLIAAGVAANIAGLDQSVSRDNGLLDYSRVHGMTLQAWSPFQKGTSDGVFLGDRENYAELNDVLDELATEYGVTPTGIATAWITRHPANIQVVLGTTTPSRVSEAAAGSDVDLTRAQWYRIFRAAGHTLP comes from the coding sequence ATGAAGTTTGTCGAGTTGGACTCCGTCACCGCACCCGCCTCGTCCGTGATCCTCGGCCTGATGCGGATCGAGCCGCTGGACGACCAGCAGATCCGTACGCTCGTCGGGACAGCCATGGACGCCGGTGTCACGGTCTTCGACCACGCCGACATCTACGGCACCGAGCGGCATGCGTGCGAGCGGAGATTCGGTGGGGCGGTGTCGTTCACGGCGTCACAGCGTGAGCAGGTGATGCTGCAGAGCAAGGTCGGTATCCGCGACGGGTTCTACGACTTCTCCTCCCGACACATCCTCGACACCGTCGACGAGTCGTTGGACGCGCTGCGGACAGATCACCTGGATCTGTTGCTGCTGCACCGCCCGGACACGCTGATGGAGCCGGCCGAGGTCGCCGCCGCCTTCGACACGTTGCAGTCGGCGGGCAAGGTACGCGCGTTCGGCGTCTCCAATCACACCCCGGGACAGATCGAACTGCTCAAGACTGCGGTGACGCAGCCGCTGGTGGCCAACCAGGTGCAGCTGAGTGTCACCCACGCACCTCTCATCGCGGCCGGAGTCGCCGCGAACATCGCCGGTCTCGACCAGTCGGTGAGTCGCGACAACGGGCTCCTGGACTACTCGCGGGTCCACGGGATGACGCTGCAGGCGTGGTCGCCGTTCCAGAAGGGCACCTCCGACGGCGTCTTCCTCGGCGACCGCGAGAACTACGCGGAACTCAACGACGTGCTCGACGAATTGGCGACCGAGTACGGCGTCACGCCAACCGGGATCGCGACCGCATGGATCACCCGACACCCGGCCAACATTCAGGTCGTGCTCGGGACCACGACGCCGAGCCGGGTGTCCGAGGCGGCCGCCGGATCGGACGTCGATCTCACCCGCGCGCAGTGGTATCGGATCTTCCGCGCCGCCGGGCACACACTCCCCTGA
- a CDS encoding FAD-dependent monooxygenase, with the protein MSRDRTLRVAVVGAGIGGLSAAIALRAEGVDAVVYEQASELKALGAGVSIATNGSRILTRLGLGEQLRAVAGRFSHYAFRTWQGDPIAGEPSELSFGDPAHTLFLHRGEFQQVLSDALPTDALRLGHRVVAVTEHDDGVEMEFADGSIVEADLVIGADGIHSRLQGLVGTPAQPVSEGIMAYRALIPTERVENIVDMSLCAMWLGPERSFLAYPVSAGSLLNVVAFAPSNLDVVESWTAPGDVDELAASYAGWDQRVLDVIAAMDTTFRWGIYDREPLDRWATDRIALLGDSAHAVTPHLGQGANQAIEDAATLAVVLRGCAATDVPARLRVYEDLRRERTRLVRDSARAAGRTYRSTELSGLEQAERIGAIVAGIDINTHDAESVAERALAAAR; encoded by the coding sequence GTGAGTCGAGATCGAACACTTCGCGTCGCGGTCGTGGGAGCCGGTATCGGTGGATTGAGCGCCGCCATCGCGCTGCGCGCCGAGGGGGTCGACGCCGTCGTCTACGAGCAGGCGTCGGAGCTCAAAGCGCTGGGCGCCGGGGTGTCCATCGCCACCAACGGTTCCCGGATCCTGACCCGACTCGGCCTCGGCGAGCAGCTCCGCGCGGTCGCAGGCAGGTTCTCGCACTATGCGTTCCGCACCTGGCAGGGCGATCCGATCGCCGGTGAGCCGTCCGAGTTGTCCTTCGGCGATCCCGCGCACACCCTGTTCCTGCACCGCGGCGAGTTTCAACAAGTGCTGTCCGACGCACTCCCGACCGATGCTCTCCGGCTGGGCCACAGGGTCGTCGCGGTCACCGAACACGACGACGGCGTCGAGATGGAGTTCGCCGACGGCAGCATCGTCGAGGCCGATCTCGTGATCGGTGCGGACGGCATCCACTCGCGTCTCCAGGGGCTGGTGGGCACGCCCGCGCAGCCGGTGAGCGAGGGCATCATGGCCTATCGCGCGCTCATCCCCACCGAGCGTGTCGAGAACATCGTCGACATGAGCCTGTGCGCGATGTGGCTCGGCCCGGAGCGCAGCTTCCTGGCCTACCCCGTCTCCGCGGGGTCGCTGCTGAACGTGGTGGCGTTCGCGCCGAGCAACCTCGACGTCGTCGAGTCCTGGACGGCTCCCGGCGACGTCGACGAGCTCGCGGCGTCCTACGCCGGGTGGGATCAACGGGTCCTCGACGTGATCGCCGCGATGGACACCACCTTCCGCTGGGGCATCTACGACCGTGAACCCCTCGACCGGTGGGCGACCGACCGCATCGCACTGTTGGGCGACTCCGCGCACGCGGTGACCCCGCACCTCGGACAGGGCGCGAATCAGGCCATCGAGGATGCCGCGACGCTCGCCGTCGTCCTGCGCGGTTGCGCCGCGACCGACGTCCCGGCGCGGCTGCGGGTCTACGAGGACCTCCGACGCGAGCGCACCCGACTGGTCCGCGACAGCGCCCGTGCGGCGGGTCGGACCTACCGGTCCACCGAACTCTCCGGCCTCGAGCAGGCCGAGCGGATCGGGGCGATCGTCGCCGGCATCGACATCAACACCCATGACGCAGAGAGCGTCGCGGAACGGGCGTTGGCCGCCGCGCGGTAG
- the hisC gene encoding histidinol-phosphate transaminase — MTPRIRPDLATLPAYVPGKTFPGAVKLASNEVTFGPLPSVATAIADAAVGLNRYPDNAMVELTEALAKRLGVTPDNIQTGCGSVSLCQNLIAITSAPGDEVLFGWRSFETYPLATRVVGATPVQIPLTGDHTYDLSAMAEAITERTRLIFVCNPNNPTGTVVDADDLTAFLDRVPPEVVVALDEAYIEYLRPSAEQRYDAIELHRRYRNLVVLRTFSKAYGLAGLRVGYAIADPTVIEALRKVHIPFSVNSLAQAAAVACLAADAELLARTEAIVAERARVSARLIELGYRVPESQANFVWIDLGADALDFAAAGLEHKVVIRPFAGEGVRVTVTEPHENDVFLDFAQRWVSEAGRPR; from the coding sequence GTGACACCGCGCATCCGACCCGATCTGGCCACCCTGCCCGCCTACGTTCCCGGCAAGACGTTCCCGGGTGCGGTGAAGCTGGCGAGCAACGAGGTCACCTTCGGCCCTCTGCCCAGCGTCGCCACCGCGATCGCCGACGCGGCGGTCGGCCTCAACCGCTATCCGGACAACGCGATGGTGGAGCTCACCGAGGCGCTGGCCAAGCGACTCGGCGTCACCCCGGACAACATCCAGACCGGCTGTGGGTCGGTGAGTCTGTGTCAGAACCTGATCGCGATCACCAGCGCGCCCGGCGACGAGGTCCTGTTCGGGTGGCGGTCGTTCGAGACCTACCCGCTGGCGACCCGCGTGGTGGGGGCGACGCCGGTGCAGATCCCGCTGACCGGTGACCACACCTACGACCTGTCCGCGATGGCCGAGGCGATCACCGAGCGGACCCGCCTGATCTTCGTCTGCAACCCGAACAACCCCACCGGCACCGTCGTCGACGCCGACGACCTCACCGCGTTCCTCGACCGGGTGCCGCCCGAGGTTGTCGTCGCGCTCGACGAGGCCTACATCGAGTACCTGCGCCCCTCGGCCGAGCAACGCTACGACGCGATCGAACTGCACCGCCGCTACCGCAACCTCGTCGTGCTGCGGACGTTCTCCAAGGCCTACGGACTGGCCGGGCTGCGGGTCGGGTACGCGATCGCCGACCCGACAGTCATCGAGGCGCTGCGCAAGGTCCACATCCCGTTCAGCGTCAACAGCCTCGCCCAGGCGGCCGCGGTCGCCTGCCTAGCCGCCGACGCGGAGTTGCTCGCGCGGACCGAGGCCATCGTGGCCGAACGTGCCCGGGTGTCCGCCCGCCTGATCGAGCTGGGCTACCGGGTGCCGGAGTCGCAGGCCAACTTCGTGTGGATCGACCTCGGCGCCGATGCCCTCGACTTCGCCGCCGCGGGACTGGAACACAAGGTGGTCATCCGCCCCTTCGCCGGCGAAGGCGTGCGGGTGACGGTCACCGAGCCCCACGAGAACGACGTGTTCCTCGACTTCGCGCAGCGCTGGGTCTCCGAGGCGGGCAGGCCTCGCTGA
- a CDS encoding NADP-dependent oxidoreductase, with the protein MRAVRFHEYGDPQVLRVEDVDRPEPGTGQVRIRVAGTTFNGVDGNIRAGLMQDPMPLSLPHVPGVDVAGTVDALGDGVDDIAVGDRVVGFLPFVDDGAAAEFVLAPAQILSPAPTTIPLADAAALPVVGLTALQALVDHAGLRAGQRILINGAGGAVGNYAVQLAASVGAHVIATAGPNSRSRVEAAGADEIIDHTTTDVIDAVTQPVDVLLNLASIDPDRFAALATLVADGGVVVNTTVWMPVPTDADRGVRGVDMYVRSDAAQLAELVARVDRGELIVDVAERVSLTGLVDVHTRAAQGKVSGKIVVVVDPSV; encoded by the coding sequence ATGAGAGCAGTGCGATTCCACGAGTACGGCGACCCCCAGGTGCTTCGCGTGGAGGACGTCGATCGGCCGGAACCGGGTACCGGGCAGGTCCGGATCCGCGTCGCCGGGACGACCTTCAACGGCGTCGACGGCAACATCCGCGCCGGGTTGATGCAGGACCCGATGCCGCTGTCGCTTCCCCACGTCCCTGGTGTGGACGTCGCGGGGACGGTCGACGCCCTCGGCGACGGGGTGGACGACATCGCAGTCGGTGATCGCGTCGTGGGCTTCCTGCCGTTCGTCGACGACGGTGCGGCCGCGGAGTTCGTCCTGGCGCCGGCGCAGATCCTCTCCCCGGCCCCGACGACGATCCCGCTCGCCGATGCGGCCGCGTTACCGGTCGTCGGTCTCACCGCGCTGCAGGCGCTGGTCGACCACGCCGGCCTGCGGGCCGGACAACGGATCCTGATCAACGGTGCCGGCGGCGCGGTGGGCAACTATGCGGTGCAGTTGGCCGCATCGGTGGGCGCCCACGTCATCGCCACGGCCGGCCCGAACAGTCGGAGCCGCGTCGAGGCGGCCGGCGCCGACGAGATCATCGACCACACCACGACCGACGTGATCGACGCGGTGACGCAGCCGGTGGATGTCCTGCTGAACCTCGCGTCGATCGACCCCGACCGTTTCGCCGCCCTCGCGACGCTCGTCGCCGACGGTGGGGTCGTGGTCAACACGACGGTGTGGATGCCGGTACCGACCGACGCGGATCGCGGCGTGCGGGGCGTGGACATGTACGTGCGCAGCGATGCCGCCCAGTTGGCCGAACTGGTCGCCCGTGTCGACCGGGGTGAGCTGATCGTCGATGTCGCCGAACGGGTCTCGCTCACCGGGCTGGTCGACGTCCACACCCGGGCGGCCCAGGGAAAGGTGTCGGGCAAGATCGTGGTCGTCGTCGACCCCTCGGTGTGA
- a CDS encoding MarR family winged helix-turn-helix transcriptional regulator, which produces MTEAPQPLDATQLNAYFALMDVAGLLRHAVEQQLREAGDLSYVQFQLLARLGLDSPTGSERMTDLADGVVYSRSGLTYQAGLLEKAGLITRAPSAEDERGVTVSITDAGRAVVATVLPGHTDVVRQQLFATLSRDDAGTLAGLLSPVRDHMRSAPPRSARRR; this is translated from the coding sequence ATGACCGAAGCGCCCCAGCCCCTCGACGCGACGCAGCTGAACGCCTACTTCGCCCTCATGGATGTCGCCGGACTGCTCCGGCACGCGGTCGAGCAGCAACTGCGCGAGGCCGGCGACCTGAGCTACGTGCAGTTCCAACTCCTGGCGCGACTCGGCCTTGACTCACCGACCGGAAGCGAACGCATGACCGATCTCGCCGACGGCGTCGTCTACAGCCGCAGCGGGCTGACCTATCAGGCCGGTCTGCTCGAGAAGGCGGGACTCATCACTCGCGCGCCGTCCGCAGAGGACGAACGCGGCGTCACGGTCTCGATCACCGACGCCGGGCGCGCGGTGGTCGCCACAGTGCTACCCGGTCACACCGATGTGGTCAGACAACAGCTGTTCGCGACACTGTCCCGCGATGACGCCGGGACACTGGCCGGCCTGTTGTCCCCGGTCCGTGACCACATGCGCTCGGCGCCACCGAGGTCTGCCCGACGGCGATGA